The DNA window GGGGCTGGCGATTTTACACCTTCATCGGAGGCGCGGCGCGCTTCATGTTCGCGTGGGATGCGCAGCCGCAGCGCGTGGATGAACTGGCCTCCGACATCAGGCAAATTGCATCGAACGAATCTCCGTTGGACCATTGACGCTCGGTCTCGGCTCAAGCTCGACCGGCGGTTCTCGTGTTTCGTGCCCATTCATATCGGCTTGCACCTGTGGTCTCGCTCGGTAAGGCTGCCGGAACTCTTCGTTTTGAGCACCATGGACCCGTGCGCGTGAGGCTCGATCACCACAATCTTGTGCCCTTGCTTCATCCCGAACGCGCCGTAGACAGCGATGTTTAGATCGCATCGGATCGAAAAGTCGCATTTGTTCTCGACGTCAAACACATGGACGTCGTAGTTCGCATCACCCCGGTTCGCGGATGCTTCCGTCGACGTGCACTTTTCCTCAAAGGTTTGTGGCTGTTCGGCGTGTGCGATACTCGGCAGCAAAACAAGCAAAGCAATGCATGCTGATTTCATGTAACCCCCCGGTCTGAGCTTTGACGTCGACAGTACGAGATAGGTTCAACTGCGCTGCCGCCCATCAAAAAAGCCGGCGGTCTTGCGACACGCCGGCTTCTTCATTCGCAATATCGGCTGCTCAAACCTTGACCAGCGGCCCCCGTGAGGCCGGGCCTTTGGATCCGCCGCTGGGACCGCTCGGTTTCGGTTTGCGCGGCACGGCGCGTTTGCGCGCGCCTGGAAGTTTTTCCGGCTTCGGCGTGACCGGCCCTTCGACGTATTCGAAGCCGATCTTTTCCTGACCGGCTTCCGCGGCCGTCTCGTCCTTGACAAGCACGACGCGGACGTGGCCGCCGCCCTTGAGCTTGCCGAACAGCACCTCGTCGGCCAGCGGCTTCTTGATGTGCTCCTGGATCACGCGTGCCATCGGCCGCGCACCCATCTGCTCGTCGTAACCATGTTGAACCAGCCACGCCTTGGCCGGTTCCGACAGTTCGATGGTCACGTCGCGGTCGGCGAGCTGCGCCTCGAGCTGCAGCACGAACTTCTCCACCACCATGCCGATCACGTCGGCACTGAGATGCGCGAACGAGACAATGGCGTCGAGCCGGTTGCGGAATTCGGGCGCGAACTGCCGATTGATCGCTTCGTGATCGTCGCCTTCCCGCTTGTTGCGCGTGAAGCCGAATGCCTGGCGCGCCAGATCGGCGGCTCCCGCATTGGTGGTCATGATCAGGATCACGTTGCGGAAATTGACCTGCTTGCCGTTATGATCGGTGAGGCGGCCGTGATCCATGATCTGCAGCAGCACATTGTAGAGGTCCGGATGCGCCTTCTCGATTTCGTCGAGCAACACCACGCAGTGCGGATGCTGGTCGACGCCGTCGGTGAGCAGACCGCCCTGGTCGAAGCCGACGTAGCCCGGAGGGGCGCCGATCAGCCGCGACACCGTGTGCCGCTCCATATATTCCGACATGTCGAACCGGATCAGTTCGACGCCGAGCGATGCCGCAAGCTGCTTTGCCACCTCGGTCTTGCCGACGCCGGTCGGACCCGAGAACAGATACGAGCCGATCGGCTTTTCCGGCTCGCGCAACCCGGCACGCGCCAGTTTGATCGATGCCGACAAGGCGTCGATCGCCTTGTCCTGGCCGAACACCACGCGTTTCAGAGTCTGTTCGAGATGTTTCAAAACCTCGGCATCGTCCTTTGACACGCTCTTGGGCGGAATCCGCGCCATGGTCGCAATCGTGGTCTCGATTTCCTTGATGCCGATGGTTTTCTTGCGCTTGTTCTCCGCAACCAGCATCTGTGCCGCCCCTGACTCGTCGATCACGTCGATCGCCTTGTCCGGCAGCTTGCGGTCGTGAATGTAACGCGAGGACAGCTGCACCGCGGCCTCGATGGCCTCGTTGGTGTATTTCAGCCGGTGGTAGTCCTCGAAATAGGGTTTCAGGCCCTTGAGGATCGCGATCGCGTCCTCGACCGTCGGCTCATTGACGTCGATCTTCTGGAACCGGCGCACCAGGGCGCGATCCTTTTCGAAATGCTGGCGGTATTCCTTGTAGGTGGTCGAGCCCATGCAGCGGATGGTGCCCGATGCCAGCGCCGGCTTTAACAGGTTGGACGCGTCCATCGCGCCGCCGGAAGTCGCACCGGCGCCGATCACGGTATGAATCTCGTCGATGAACAGGATGGCGTTCGGATGCGCCTCGAGCTCTTTCAGAACTTGTTTCAGCCGCTCCTCGAAATCGCCGCGATAGCGGGTGCCTGCCAGCAAGGTGCCCATGTCCAGCGAGAACACGGTGGCCGCCGCCAGGACTTCAGGTACTTCGCTGTCGACGATGCGTTTGGCGAGTCCTTCCGCAATCGCGGTCTTGCCGACACCGGCTTCGCCCACGAACAGCGGATTGTTCTTCTGCCGGCGGCAGAGCACCTGGATGGCGCGGTTGATCTCGGCATTTCGCCCGATCACCGGATCAATCTTGCCGTCGCGCGCCTTCTTGTTGAGGTTGACGCAGTAAGTATCGAGCGCCTCGCCCTTTTTCTTGGAGTCCTCGTTGCCCTTGGTCTCGGTCTCTTCGTCGACCCCGCGGACGGGGCGCGCTTCCGAGACGCCGGGCCGTTTGGCTATGCCGTGGCTGATGTAATTGACCGCGTCGTAGCGGGTCATGTCCTGCTCCTGCAGGAAATAGGCGGCGTGGCTTTCGCGTTCCGCGAAGATCGCGATCAGCACGTTGGCGCCGGTGACTTCCTCGCGGCCGGATGACTGGACGTGAATCACCGCGCGCTGGATCACGCGTTGAAAGCCCGCGGTCGGCTTGGCGTCGTCGGCGCCATCGGTAACCAGATTTTCGAATTCGGTTTCGAGATAGTTGACGAGACTGGTACGCAGCTTGTCGAGATCGACGCTGCAGGCACGCATGACGGCGGCCGCATCCGAGTCATCGATCAGCGACAGCAAAAGGTGTTCAAGCGTCGCGTATTGATGGTGACGCTCGTTTGCGATCGCCAGCGCGCGATGCAGGGATTGTTCAAGGCTCTGGGAAAAAGTCGGCATTCTCGTCCTCTGTGGCCCCCGCCATCATGATCGCCGTTGCCCGGTCAGGCAACAACAACCTTTGTCATATAGTTACACCCGATCACGGCAAAAGAGCGGTTCCCGCTTGCATCCGAAAAAGGGTAACACGGCCGACAAGGCCGCCGGCTCGTCTGATCGATCGCACCTTTTAATGCAAAACCCGTTCCTATTTGGGCGGATTTTCGCGCGACGCTACTTTTTTTCCATCACGCATTGCAGGGGATGCTGGTGCTTGCGCGCAAAATCCATCACCTGCGTCACCTTGGTCTCGGCGATCTCGTAGGTGAACACCCCACACTCCCCGATTCCATGATGATGGACGTGGAGCATGATCTTGGTCGCGGCTTCGACGTCCTTCTGGAAGAACTTCTCCAGCACGTGAACGACAAACTCCATCGGCGTGTAATCGTCGTTCAAGATCAGAACACGGTAGAGGTTCGGGCGCTTTGTCTTCGGCTTGACCTTGGCGATAACCGATGTGGCGGGACCGCCGGCCCCCCCGGTGCGGTTCTCGTCGCCACCCATTCGGGGAGCAAATGCCGCGCGGGCGGCTGGCGCGGGCGAATCAATTCTTGAAGTTAGCTGCATGGCACAGGCGTTCGAAATCCCCACAGGAAACCGGATAGCGACCGGGTGATGTTCTCCTGCCGGAGCCATCCAAAGAGTTCCCAGGCACGCTTTCCAGATCACCGCTCCCGGCCGCCCGACCCATCAGCTGGATCGATAGCGTCAATATGGGTCCGGTTTCGGCTCGCCGCAAGCGCGCAAATCTCTGGTCAAACACGACCTGCGGCGGCGCCGAATTCCAGGCTCGGCATCCTGCACAAGGTTAATCAATGCCGTCGGATTTGACAAAGCCATTTATCGGCTATTGACGATATCGACGGGTTCGCGGGCCGAGCCCTGATTTGCACGGCTATTGACCCACTTTTATCAGGACGGATTTACCGGCTGTTTAGTCGCGAGGGCCGAAATGGCGCCAGCAACCCAATTTCGGTGACAGTCATGTTCAGTGCATCCATTACCCGTCATTTCAAGGGAGCGGCTAGCCGGTTCGTCGGGGCCAATCAGGGTAACATCGCGGTAATTTTTGCCATCGCCTGCGTACCCATGATCAGCTTCGTCGGCGCCGCGATCGACTACAGCCGCGCCAACAACGCGCGCTCGTCGATGCAGGCCGCGCTCGACTCGACAGCCTTGATGCTCTCGAAAGATCTTTCCAGCGGCGCCATCACGGCGTCCCAGATCACCACCAAGGCTCAGGCCTATTTCGCCGCACTTTACACCAATACCGACGCCCAGTCGATTTCGATCAACGCGACCTACACGGCCAATAGCAATATGGGCTCGACCATCCAGGTCAACGGCTCCGGATCGGTCACCACCGACTTCTTGAAGGTGGCCGGGTTCCCGAACATCAACTTCAGCACCGCCTCGACCACTGCATGGGGCAATGTGCGGATGCGCGTGGCGATGGTGCTGGACAACACGGGATCGATGTCCCAGAACGGCAAGATGACGGCGCTGCAGACCGCGTCCAAAAATCTGATCGACCAGTTGAGCGCGCTCGCCAAGAATCCCGGCGATGTCTACATTTCCATCATTCCATTCGCCAAAGACGTCAATGTCGGTGCCAGCAACTATAACCAGAACTGGATCGACTGGACTGCCTGGGACGCTGCGAACGGAACCAACGTTTGCAACAGTCGCAACAGTCGCGGCAGTTGCACCGGCTACACCTGGACGCCGGCGAACCACAACACCTGGAATGGCTGTGTCTGGGACCGCGACAAAGACAATGAAAACCCAGGTTATGACACGCTAAATACCGCGCCGGTCACATCGAACCCATACACGCTGTTCCCTGCCGAACAGTGGAGTGCTTGTCCGGTAGCGTTGATGCCGCTCAGCTATGACTGGACCGCGCTGAAGAGCAAGATCGGCACCATGGCTCCAAACGGCAACACCAACCAGGCGATCGGCATGGCCTGGGGATGGCAGTCTCTGGCTTCGACAACACCGCTCAACGCGCCAGCGAAAGACCCCAACTATACTTACAAGGACGTGATCATTCTGCTGTCCGACGGTCTGAACACGCAAGATCGATGGTATACCAACGCCGCCTCGATCGACGCGCGCCAGAAGATTCTGTGCGACAACGCCAAGGGTGCCGGCGTCACCGTCTATACGATCCAGGTCAACACCAGCAGCCCGCCGGATCCAACGTCTTCGGTATTGTCTTACTGTGCCAGCAATCCTTCGGATTTCTATATGCTAACGTCAGCGACGCAGGTTATCTCGGCCTTCCAATCGATCGGATCCTCGCTGTCGCAGTTGCGCGTGGCGCGATAATTCTCTCGGAACCAGAACAAGAAAAAGCCCGGCCGCATCGGCCGGGCTTTCTGATCTTCGAAATCAGCTAAGGCTCGCGGTTATTAGTGCGTCGCGGCCGGGGTGAACTTCGCGACCATGCCTTCCAGCGGCTTGAAGGTCTGCTTGGCGAGATCGGTATACAGCCCGGCGATCTTCTGCGACTCGGCCACGAAGGTCTCGTACGCCGACTTTGCGTATTCGGTCTGCACTTCGATCGCCTTGTCCAGCGACTTCACGCCGGACAGCTTCTCGACCAACGACTTGGTGTCTTCAAACGACTTCTTGGTGTAGTCGCCATAGGCGCTGGCTATCGCCTGAAGGCCGCTCTGAACCGTCTCGAGGTGTTCTTTTCCGTACTGCTGAAGCTCTTCGACTTTGACCATCATGGAGTCCTTCCCAGACTGCTGCGCAGGAGGTCCTGGCCCCCTGACGCCCCAAGTCTATACTGCGATGCACAATAAAGTCAAGAAAATTTGATGCATCGCACAAATCTCGAGAATTTACGGCTATTGCCGGAGGATTGCGGAAGGGTTGCTTAATCTTTTGGAAACTCCGGCCACCTAACCTGATTCTGGGTCTTGGCGTGGTCGGGTCAGGCAGCCGAAAAAACGTTGACGTACAGTCTCTTAGCTAGAACAGCGGCCTGAACGGCCGGCCGGTCGCAGATCGCCACCCGGGTCGGGCCGTTTGAGCAGGGAAACATCGCCGGCCGTTGGGCATAATTTGGCCTCACGAACCGGTGATCAAAGACAGAAATTGGGACGGGGAAGTTCATGCTTCGCACAACCTTTGCTTCCTCGCATGTTCTGCGGGCTGGCGTTTTTGGGCTGCTCACGATCACCACAGCGGTCATTTTCACGACCGACAGCGCCGATGCGCGCCGCTCCAGACACCGCCATTCTGCGCACCAGGAAGTGCACGAAAGCTACAGCCCGGCGTTCTCGTCGATCATCGTAGACGGCAACTCCGGCGCCACCCTCTCCGCCAACAATCCCGACGCCAGCCGCCATCCCGCGTCTCTCACCAAGATGATGACGCTTTATCTGCTGTTTGAGCGGCTCGACGCCGGCAAGATGCAGCTCGACAGCGAAATGGAAGTGTCAGAACACGCCTCCGAGCAAGCTCCCACCAAGCTCGGCCTGCGCCCGGGCCAGACCATCCGCGTCGAAGACGCGATCAAGGGATTGGTGACGCGCTCGGCCAACGATGCTGCGGTGGTGATCGCCGAAGCCATCGCCGGCGACGAGGACGATTTCGCCAAGCTGATGACCCGCAAGGCGCGCGCGCTCGGCATGACCAGGACCGTTTATCGCAATGCATCCGGCCTGCCCGACGACGACCAGGTGACGACGGCGCGGGATCAATCGACCCTCGGACGCGCCATCCAGGACCGTTTTCCGCGCTATTACCATTATTTCTCGACGGCGGCGTTCAACTATCACGGCCAAACGATCCGCAACCACAATCACCTGATCGGCAGTGTCGAAGGCGTTGACGGAATCAAGACCGGCTACACCCGCGCTTCCGGCTTCAATCTCGTGACCTCGATGCACCGTGGCAACCGCTTTCTGATCGGCGCGGTGATGGGCGGCCGCAGCGGCAGTTCGCGCGACGCAATCATGCGCAACCTGCTTGCTGAGAATCTCGAAAAAGGCGCGACCAGGCGTACTGTCGCCGCGATCACCGAGCGCAATCCGGCGGATGCCAGTGCGGACGTTGCGGAAGCGGCAGCCGATTCGCGGCCGACACAGACCGTTCAGGTCCAGGGTGCTGTTCAGACGGCCTCATCTGAGCCTGCCGCAGCGCCGCCCGTGCATTCGGCCCCTCCGGCCGCGCGATCGATCTTCGCCGCAGCCACCGCGGCTGTGCCGCCGCCGCAAGCCAA is part of the Bradyrhizobium erythrophlei genome and encodes:
- a CDS encoding serine hydrolase yields the protein MLRTTFASSHVLRAGVFGLLTITTAVIFTTDSADARRSRHRHSAHQEVHESYSPAFSSIIVDGNSGATLSANNPDASRHPASLTKMMTLYLLFERLDAGKMQLDSEMEVSEHASEQAPTKLGLRPGQTIRVEDAIKGLVTRSANDAAVVIAEAIAGDEDDFAKLMTRKARALGMTRTVYRNASGLPDDDQVTTARDQSTLGRAIQDRFPRYYHYFSTAAFNYHGQTIRNHNHLIGSVEGVDGIKTGYTRASGFNLVTSMHRGNRFLIGAVMGGRSGSSRDAIMRNLLAENLEKGATRRTVAAITERNPADASADVAEAAADSRPTQTVQVQGAVQTASSEPAAAPPVHSAPPAARSIFAAATAAVPPPQAKPEPAPMTSGVIQTQSIAAIPGSSEPMKPVKVKTVQIKAGQLKLASAGPATPITSAITPSRQEQPETSSAIMAKAETNKTEVSRTEMPPQPANHGTGNGLLGVLPASSLPPSSTAQAMAYADSAPRAQPETIQQNGAIRPVAIHTGWIVQVGALESESEARQRIDDARNQAHGLLAKADPFTEPVVAKGDKKLFRARFAGLERDQAEAVCRTLKHSDISCITVRN
- the clpS gene encoding ATP-dependent Clp protease adapter ClpS yields the protein MGGDENRTGGAGGPATSVIAKVKPKTKRPNLYRVLILNDDYTPMEFVVHVLEKFFQKDVEAATKIMLHVHHHGIGECGVFTYEIAETKVTQVMDFARKHQHPLQCVMEKK
- a CDS encoding phasin family protein, which translates into the protein MVKVEELQQYGKEHLETVQSGLQAIASAYGDYTKKSFEDTKSLVEKLSGVKSLDKAIEVQTEYAKSAYETFVAESQKIAGLYTDLAKQTFKPLEGMVAKFTPAATH
- the clpA gene encoding ATP-dependent Clp protease ATP-binding subunit ClpA: MPTFSQSLEQSLHRALAIANERHHQYATLEHLLLSLIDDSDAAAVMRACSVDLDKLRTSLVNYLETEFENLVTDGADDAKPTAGFQRVIQRAVIHVQSSGREEVTGANVLIAIFAERESHAAYFLQEQDMTRYDAVNYISHGIAKRPGVSEARPVRGVDEETETKGNEDSKKKGEALDTYCVNLNKKARDGKIDPVIGRNAEINRAIQVLCRRQKNNPLFVGEAGVGKTAIAEGLAKRIVDSEVPEVLAAATVFSLDMGTLLAGTRYRGDFEERLKQVLKELEAHPNAILFIDEIHTVIGAGATSGGAMDASNLLKPALASGTIRCMGSTTYKEYRQHFEKDRALVRRFQKIDVNEPTVEDAIAILKGLKPYFEDYHRLKYTNEAIEAAVQLSSRYIHDRKLPDKAIDVIDESGAAQMLVAENKRKKTIGIKEIETTIATMARIPPKSVSKDDAEVLKHLEQTLKRVVFGQDKAIDALSASIKLARAGLREPEKPIGSYLFSGPTGVGKTEVAKQLAASLGVELIRFDMSEYMERHTVSRLIGAPPGYVGFDQGGLLTDGVDQHPHCVVLLDEIEKAHPDLYNVLLQIMDHGRLTDHNGKQVNFRNVILIMTTNAGAADLARQAFGFTRNKREGDDHEAINRQFAPEFRNRLDAIVSFAHLSADVIGMVVEKFVLQLEAQLADRDVTIELSEPAKAWLVQHGYDEQMGARPMARVIQEHIKKPLADEVLFGKLKGGGHVRVVLVKDETAAEAGQEKIGFEYVEGPVTPKPEKLPGARKRAVPRKPKPSGPSGGSKGPASRGPLVKV
- a CDS encoding TadE/TadG family type IV pilus assembly protein, with translation MFSASITRHFKGAASRFVGANQGNIAVIFAIACVPMISFVGAAIDYSRANNARSSMQAALDSTALMLSKDLSSGAITASQITTKAQAYFAALYTNTDAQSISINATYTANSNMGSTIQVNGSGSVTTDFLKVAGFPNINFSTASTTAWGNVRMRVAMVLDNTGSMSQNGKMTALQTASKNLIDQLSALAKNPGDVYISIIPFAKDVNVGASNYNQNWIDWTAWDAANGTNVCNSRNSRGSCTGYTWTPANHNTWNGCVWDRDKDNENPGYDTLNTAPVTSNPYTLFPAEQWSACPVALMPLSYDWTALKSKIGTMAPNGNTNQAIGMAWGWQSLASTTPLNAPAKDPNYTYKDVIILLSDGLNTQDRWYTNAASIDARQKILCDNAKGAGVTVYTIQVNTSSPPDPTSSVLSYCASNPSDFYMLTSATQVISAFQSIGSSLSQLRVAR